The nucleotide window GCTCGGACGCAGGGAGGGGACATCAATTCAACCTCCCTCGAAACCGGCCCGTCGCGGCAAACGCAAGAGGTAGCGTCGAAACTAATCCAGGATCAACGGCTCTTGAAAATGGAGGCACCGTGTCTGCGACTTCCAGTAGTAGCAACTGAGGCAGAGGTTCTCGGCGACCGTGGGGCCGCCGTGCTTTCGGGCGATGATGTGATCGACCCCAAAGGTGCCGTAGTCGAAATCCTCGGGCATGCGACAATACTCGCAACAACCGTCGGCACGTTCACGAACCCGTCGCGACAGAGTCGCTGTGATTCCGGTCACGATTTCGACCGTCGCTCGATCTTGACGCCGAGTGCAAGGCGGGCTTTCGACTTTAGGATCGACAGCAGGGTCGTGGCCTTCGCAAAGGCCACCATCTCTTCCCGCTCTGCGTCCGAAAGCGTTCCCTCCTGGTTGCGATCCGCTAGCTCTCGCATTCGGCTCTTGTCACGCTCGCTGACCTGAATGCCGAGAATCTGGCGGGCCCTCTCTTCGGGCATCCGCCCACTCTCGTCGTCGAAGAAACGAGCGAAGATCGACACCTCACTCTCAACGGTTCGCTGGGAAGCGGTCGCCATCGTGCTCAGCCTCCGCCGTAGGAGTTCTCCGTACAATTCCCAGTCTAGCACGGGAGATATCGCCCGTGCGGACGACCCCGATCAGGATTTCGCAATCGCCGCTAACTCGGCCGAACGGCGCGAGGCGGCGTCGACGGCGTCAATGAGGGCACCGCGCAAGGCCGCGCGTTCGAGGGTCTGGACGCCGGCGATCGTGGTACCGCCGGGGCTGGTGACCTGGTCCTTCAGGGCGCCGGGGTGGAGGCCGGTTTCGAGGACCATCTTGGCCGCGCCCAGGACGGTCTGGGCGGCGAGCGTCGTGGCGACGTCGCGCGGCAGGCCGGCGCGGACGCCGCCGTCGGAGAGGGCCTCGATGATCATGTAGACGAACGCGGGGCCGCTGCCGGAGAGGCCCGTCACGGCGTCGAGTTGCGACTCGGGCACCCGCACCGCCCGGCCGACCGAGTCCAGGAACCGCTGGACCGCGGCGGAGTCGGCCTCAGTCGCCTTCGGGCCCAGCGCGAAGGCCGAGGCGCCCTCGCCCAGCAGGGCAGGCGTGTTGGGCATGACTCGGATGATTCGCGTCGATTCTCCCAGGGCCTTCGCCATCGTCGCGATGGACACGCCCGCCGCGATCGACACGACCAGATGCCTTGGCGCGAGGCCCGGCGCGATCTCGGCCAGTACGGCCGCCATGCTCTGGGGCTTGACCGCCAGGACGACGACGTCGCTCCCCTCGACGACCGGGGCGTTCGAGGCGTGCGCAACGACCCCCGACTCCTTCGCCAGGGCGTCGCGGGTCGCGGCCTGGGGGTCGCTGGCGAGGATTCGGTCGGCCGTCGCCACCCCCGCGCGGATCATCCCGTTGACCAGGGCCGAGGCCATCCGGCCCGAGCCGATGAATCCCCATCGCAGTGCGTCATGGTCGGGTGTAGCGTCGGCGGTCGGCTTCATTTCGAGTCGCTCGGAAAGGCGGCGTGGATCAAACCGTGCAAGACGAGATCGGGAACGACGCGG belongs to Paludisphaera rhizosphaerae and includes:
- a CDS encoding HNH endonuclease, whose protein sequence is MTGITATLSRRVRERADGCCEYCRMPEDFDYGTFGVDHIIARKHGGPTVAENLCLSCYYWKSQTRCLHFQEPLILD
- the proC gene encoding pyrroline-5-carboxylate reductase, whose amino-acid sequence is MKPTADATPDHDALRWGFIGSGRMASALVNGMIRAGVATADRILASDPQAATRDALAKESGVVAHASNAPVVEGSDVVVLAVKPQSMAAVLAEIAPGLAPRHLVVSIAAGVSIATMAKALGESTRIIRVMPNTPALLGEGASAFALGPKATEADSAAVQRFLDSVGRAVRVPESQLDAVTGLSGSGPAFVYMIIEALSDGGVRAGLPRDVATTLAAQTVLGAAKMVLETGLHPGALKDQVTSPGGTTIAGVQTLERAALRGALIDAVDAASRRSAELAAIAKS